The genomic window ACTTTGTACAGTCCCTGCGTATCGCTGCGGGAAGCATAAGAAGTGCCAAGATGAGGTCTATCCTCACTACCCTTGGGATTGTAATCGGTGTGGCTGCAGTGATCGCTAATGTATCCCTGGGTGCCAGTTTCCAGCAATATTTCGATGAAGAGCTCGGGTCCATTGGTTCAAATTTCATTATCATAAACCATCTGGAACCGGATATATTCCATGATAATGAACTGGAACTTGTCGAGAATACACCGGGTATTGTCACTGTTTCACCTATCAAACAATCGCTCCAGAAAGTAAACCATCTATCTACCTCCAGACACTTGATCGTCGGAGGAGTATCAGAAGAATATGAAACGGTTGCCAATATCAAGCTGGAAGATGGAAGTTTCCTCAATGACCATGATAAATATGTTGCAGTTATAGGAAATGATGTAGCTTATAAAAAATTTGACGGCAAGGTTTTCACCCAGAATTCCATTGATATTACTTTTAAAAAGGATGACGGGAGTGAAATAACTCAAAGATTTAAAGTAAAGGGAATACTGGAGAGCTCTAAGACCACCTTGGTCATAAACAATATTGTCCTGGATGAACGCATATTCATCCCGATTTCGACCTGGAATGAGATACATGGAGAAGATGATTATGGCAGTTTCTTTGCAATGGCATCCAGTATGGATACAATAGAGGCGACTTCTGATGACCTGGATCAAAAACTTGGCCGCCATTTCGGAGTACCATCAAGGGACATGGATGATGATGATGCCAAACCCTATTCAATCTTCAACCAGGCTGAGATCCTTGAGCAAACAGA from Candidatus Aegiribacteria sp. includes these protein-coding regions:
- a CDS encoding ABC transporter permease — protein: MRIAAGSIRSAKMRSILTTLGIVIGVAAVIANVSLGASFQQYFDEELGSIGSNFIIINHLEPDIFHDNELELVENTPGIVTVSPIKQSLQKVNHLSTSRHLIVGGVSEEYETVANIKLEDGSFLNDHDKYVAVIGNDVAYKKFDGKVFTQNSIDITFKKDDGSEITQRFKVKGILESSKTTLVINNIVLDERIFIPISTWNEIHGEDDYGSFFAMASSMDTIEATSDDLDQKLGRHFGVPSRDMDDDDAKPYSIFNQAEILEQTDQMAAALTALLTSVALIALIVGSIGIMNIMLVSVTERTREIGILKSLGFTNINVLLLFIIESVVLSVIGGLLGIGLGVLGAYGAQSLMALPYAFPVELIIIGFAVSVIVGMIAGAYPANKAARMNTVDALRSE